One genomic region from Anopheles bellator chromosome 2, idAnoBellAS_SP24_06.2, whole genome shotgun sequence encodes:
- the LOC131208555 gene encoding uncharacterized protein LOC131208555, which yields MKGFVVFAMALALVASAAVEKKEAAASEAAAAPAAAAEGEKKQEKRGLGWDLGYGYESHGWDSPKLSHGWDEPHVTTITKKVHVPYPVEVKVPYPVHVEKHVPVVVEKKVPVYVEKHVPVHVDRPVPYPVKVPVKVVHKEYVEVPKPYPVHIEKHVPVVVKKPVYVEKPVYVKSHGWEPHSHSYSEFHSW from the exons ATGAAG GGATTCGTGGTGTTTGCGATGGCGCTGGCCCTGGTGGCGAGTGCGGCGGTAGAAAAGAAGGAAGCCGCTGCATCCGAGGCGGCCGCTGCcccggcggctgcggctgagGGCGAGAAGAAGCAGGAGAAGCGCGGTCTCGGCTGGGACCTCGGGTACGGGTACGAGTCGCACGGCTGGGACTCGCCGAAGCTGTCGCACGGCTGGGACGAGCCGCATGTGACGACGATCACCAAGAAGGTGCACGTCCCGTATCCGGTCGAGGTGAAGGTGCCGTATCCGGTGCACGTCGAGAAGcacgttccggtggtggtcgagaAGAAGGTTCCGGTCTACGTCGAGAAGCACGTCCCGGTGCACGTCGACCGCCCGGTGCCGTACCCGGTGAAGGTTCCGGTCAAGGTGGTCCACAAGGAGTACGTCGAGGTGCCGAAACCGTACCCGGTCCACATTGAGAAGcacgttccggtggtggtgaagaagCCGGTCTACGTGGAAAAGCCGGTGTACGTGAAGTCGCACGGCTGGGAGCCCCACTCGCACTCGTACTCCGAGTTCCACTCCTGGTAA
- the LOC131208136 gene encoding uncharacterized protein LOC131208136: MKIVSAVVLCGAVALLLAAGGPRAVQGEAALGNYYKEVVREQHQAINEMNQNFTELERASEKLIDLGYYVGQHKLPPKTIKITNTVAVKVPVPFPVAVPEPVPVPVPVSKPVPVPVPTLVAVPVADSSSAPPTGSTSGGAPASPSTTAPHADSHGAPSQTVSEVQEYVHSFPIHSVYDAGDDYNPMEGNRLALAEHTASPTERTVSKSSPSSLQQHLEAYRPRRPGQGPPQTGPLSGAGTAQRHHYGVGAGAAGTGGRYHGGVQVQAAPHTAAQFGPEPHALQSSAKSYGRTIGASYKHHTPSFARAPHSPYSAAPFHGRVYAPTAPTSTTSDEGVHGHEPHRGGGHFGGPEYGGGGAAGGEAESYAQFATGSETTAEVPQTAEIRFGGGESEALQAQVEEAGAEGEGPGTSLGADGDSGHYDHHHQQQHAPAAAARPFETVRESYPRYERPDFGHYQHHSVHADARFSGGAGGLARGTGRGAGPGNGGGRGAGAGASGSGSATGSGGIFTEGYDHPALGGKPSFTAGPGGSDGGATVAAASAAAADTHRYPVPGGRTTYPKVSAAGHHHSHPHHPESRPEAHPDLRHQAHDAGAAAAADGLERWPFYQATKDDPHLTRAELKSYHADAASGGPAVRQRFRDSKESEAGYPAYHHHHHILVGHHNTYTEHRPVAAHQPRHHHHHQATGGGHKHPKQYSVPSDAHLYPGLGEYHEHHADHGGGASAGKFHYHFRNVHPYAGSEQHGAGHDAAAASEHHYYQSEPPQYDGAAGPDGAAVLTSYDPPASGSTFHFHPDDDTTGDLLAGASEAHEHTEAAH; this comes from the exons ATGAAGATT GTGTCCGCGGTGGTGCTGTGTGGCgcggtggcgctgctgctggcggcgggtGGCCCGCGGGCGGTGCAGGGCGAGGCGGCCCTCGGGAACTACTACAAAGAGGTGGTGCGGGAGCAGCACCAGGCGATCAATGAAATGAATCAGAACTTTACCGAGCTGGAGCGAGCCAGCGAGAAGCTGATCGATCTCGGGTACTACGTGGGCCAACACAAGCTCCCCCCGAAGACGATCAAGATCACGaacacggtggcggtgaaggTGCCggtcccgtttccggtggccgtcccggaaccggtgccggtgcccgtgCCCGTCAGCAAACCCGTCCCCGTTCCGGTACCGACGCTCGTAGCCGTACCCGTCGCGGACAGTAGCTCGGCCCCTCCGACCGGAAGTActagtggcggtg CTCCGGCAAGCCCGTCGACCACGGCACCGCACGCCGATTCCCACGGGGCGCCCTCGCAGACCGTATCCGAGGTCCAAGAGTACGTACACTCGTTTCCAATACACTCTGTATACGACGCTGGCGACGATTACAATCCCATGGAAGGAAACCGTCTCGCACTAGCGGAACACACTGCCTCCCCTACCGAACGCACGGTCAGTAAATCCAGTCCTTCTTCACTTCAACAGCACCTGGAAGCGTACCGACCACGTCGGCCCGGCCAAGGCCCGCCGCAAACGGGACCGCTTTCGGGCGCGGGCACCGCGCAACGGCACCACTACGGGGTCGGTgccggagccgccggaaccggtggaagATACCATGGTGGTGTTCAAGTTCAAGCCGCGCCGCATACTGCTGCTCAGTTCGGACCTGAGCCGCATGCGCTCCAATCGTCGGCCAAATCGTATGGCCGCACCATCGGCGCATCCTACAAACACCACACGCCCTCGTTCGCCCGTGCCCCGCATTCGCCGTATTCCGCTGCGCCATTCCACGGCCGAGTATACGCGCCGACCGCGCCGACGTCCACGACGTCCGACGAAGGAGTCCACGGACACGAACCACATCGAGGAGGAGGACACTTTGGCGGCCCAGAGTACGGTGGAGGAGGTGCGGCAGGAGGTGAGGCCGAGTCCTACGCCCAgttcgccaccggaagcgaaaccaCCGCGGAAGTCCCGCAAACTGCGGAAATAcgattcggtggcggcgaaagcGAAGCGCTACAAGCCCAAGTCGAAGAAGCTGGTGCCGAAGGGGAAGGGCCGGGCACCTCTCTGGGAGCCGACGGTGATTCCGGACActacgatcaccaccaccagcagcagcatgcaccggcggcagcagcgcgCCCGTTCGAAACTGTTCGCGAATCGTACCCGCGCTACGAAAGGCCCGACTTTGGTCACTACCAGCACCACTCCGTTCACGCCGACGCACGATTCTCCGGAGGCGCTGGAGGACTCGCTAGAGGAACAGGACGTGGAGCAGGACCTGGAaacggaggaggacgaggGGCAGGAGCCGGAGCCAGTGGTTCGGGCAGCGCCACGGGTAGCGGCGGCATCTTCACAGAAGGCTACGATCATCCAGCCTTGGGCGGGAAGCCATCCTTTACCGCTGGTCCTGGCGGATCCGATGGAGGTGCTACCGTCGCTgccgcttccgccgccgccgccgatacACACCGTTACCCGGTACCGGGGGGACGGACCACCTATCCGAAGGTATCCGCCGCGGGCCACCATCATTCGCATCCACATCATCCGGAGTCGCGGCCAGAAGCGCATCCGGATCTTCGTCATCAAGCCCACGACGCCGgagccgctgctgccgccgacggGCTTGAGCGATGGCCTTTCTACCAGGCCACCAAGGACGATCCCCATCTTACTCGGGCAGAGCTCAAATCGTATCACGCAgacgctgcttccggtggaccAGCCGTTCGGCAGCGGTTCCGCGATTCCAAGGAGTCCGAGGCGGGCTACCCGGCgtaccaccatcaccaccacatcCTCGTTGGCCACCACAACACCTACACCGAGCACCGTCCCGTCGCAGCCCACCAGCcaaggcaccaccaccaccaccaggccacaggtggtggccacaagCACCCCAAGCAGTACAGCGTCCCCAGCGACGCCCATCTATATCCCGGCCTCGGAGAGTACCACGAGCACCACGCGgaccacggcggcggtgcctcCGCCGGTAAGTTCCACTACCACTTCCGCAACGTCCACCCCTACGCCGGAAGTGAGCAACACGGTGCCGGccacgacgccgccgccgccagcgagcACCACTACTACCAGTCCGAGCCCCCCCAGTACGATGGTgctgccggaccggacggagCAGCAGTCCTAACCTCGTACGATCCACctgccagcggcagcaccTTCCACTTCCACCCGGACGACGATACCACGGGCGATCTGCTGGCCGGGGCTTCCGAGGCCCACGAGCACACCGAGGCCGCCCACTGA
- the LOC131208139 gene encoding chorion protein S38-like: protein MVTMSYLRILLALLVLVCSVIAGEDSVQSDQSTAAGGQRSTSTSSDSSGPAGQSTGGEKRNAKRHLSFGFGHGYGSGSGFSAGVGYGSSVGVGYGSGIGYDASYGGGYGYGAGARFGGYRGFGGYGGYRGFGGYGGYGGSYGGYGGYGGYGSSVDGFHGGFHAHFSKPIVTATIKEHIPVPIPKPYPVFVKHNIPVPIPIHKPVPYPVIVKKTIPIPIDRPVPVLVPHAVPVPVTKHVAVPVPQPYPVSVPHPVPVKVPTPVVVSKPVVAYTPIVSAPIVSTPIVASAGHISVSDHGLHQTHHSHNHYAAAAAGASGAYKAYTSGAGLYGGGHHYGSAGHFGSAGSYGGSAHYGAHFGTDGGHYSGHLSTGILCDH, encoded by the exons ATGGTCACGATGAGCTATCTGAGG ATACTGTTGGCCCTGCTCGTGCTCGTCTGCAGCGTAATCGCTGGAGAGGATAGTGTCCAATCCGACCAatcgactgctgctggtgggcaACGGAGCACCAGTACTTCCTCTGACTCTTCCGGTCCAGCCGGTCAAAGCACGGGCGGCGAGAAGAGGAATGCGAAGCGACATCTTTCGTTCGGCTTTGGCCATGGCTACGGCAGTGGTTCCGGATTCTCGGCCGGAGTTGGCTACGGGTCGAGTGTTGGAGTAGGGTACGGGTCCGGCATCGGGTATGACGCCAGTTACGGTGGAGGTTATGGATACGGCGCAGGAGCACGCTTCGGAGGATACCGTGGATTCGGAGGCTACGGAGGTTACCGAGGGTTCGGAGGTTACGGAGGCTACGGCGGAAGCTACGGTGGGTATGGCGGTTACGGCGGATACGGTTCATCGGTCGATGGATTCCATGGCGGATTCCACGCGCACTTCTCGAAGCCCATCGTGACGGCCACCATCAAGGAGCACATTCCGGTGCCCATTCCGAAACCGTACCCGGTGTTCGTGAAACACAACATCCCCGTTCCGATCCCGATCCACAAGCCCGTCCCGTATCCGGTAATTGTGAAGAAAACCATACCGATCCCGATTGACCGGCCCGTGCCAGTGCTGGTCCCGCACGCCGTGCCCGTTCCCGTCACGAAGCACGTGGCCGTTCCCGTTCCGCAGCCATATCCGGTGTCGGTTCCGCATCCTGTACCGGTCAAGGTGCCGACGCCTGTGGTCGTGTCGAAGCCGGTCGTTGCGTACACGCCGATCGTCAGTGCGCCGATCGTCAGCACGCCGATCGTGGCCAGTGCCGGCCACATTTCCGTGAGCGATCACGGACTGCACCAGACGCACCATTCGCATAACCATtacgcagccgccgccgccggggctAGTGGAGCGTACAAAGCGTACACTTCCGGTGCGGGCCTgtacggtggtggccatcatTACGGGTCCGCCGGTCATTTCGGCTCGGCTGGCTCGTACGGAGGATCGGCTCACTACGGAGCGCACTTTggcaccgacggtggccactacTCTGGCCACCTGAGCACCGGCATTCTGTGCGACCACTAG
- the LOC131212193 gene encoding actin-related protein 2/3 complex subunit 5-C has translation MAKNTSSSAFRKIDVDQYNEDNFKEDDADQAGSGMIVPDEAEINTLLNQGRNVDALRTVLQNAPLLCKNQQVKDNALSLTLRVLLSIKSSQIDAAIESLDDPELCDVLMKYIYRGFEIPSEGSSGHLLTWHEKVFAKGGVGSIVRVLSDSARA, from the exons ATGGCAAAAAACACGTCCAGCTCCGCGTTCCGGAAGATCGATGTGGATCAGTACAACGAGGACAACTTTAAAGAAGATGACGCAGACCAGGCGGGCAGCGGGATGATTGTGCCGGACGAGGCCGAAATCAACACGCTACTCAATCA GGGGCGGAATGTGGACGCGTTGAGAACGGTGCTACAGAACGCTCCGCTATTGTGCAAGAACCAGCAGGTGAAGGACAACGCACTGAGCTTAACGCTGCGGGTACTGCTGTCGATCAAATCGTCACAGATCGATGCCGCGATCGAATCGCTGGACGATCCGGAGCTGTGCGATGTGCTGATGAAGTACATCTACCGCGGGTTCGAGATTCCTTCGGAAGGCTCCAGTGGCCATCTGCTGACCTGGCACGAGAAGGTGTTCGCCAAGGGCGGTGTCGGAAGCATCGTGCGCGTGCTGTCCGACAGCGCTCGGGCATAG
- the LOC131212192 gene encoding dynamin-1-like protein has product MEALIPVVNKLQDVFNTVGSDAIQLPQIVVLGSQSSGKSSVIESLVGKTFLPRGTGIVTRRPLVLQLVYTPLDDREHRSAEHGTVAVEEWGRFLHIKNKVFTDFDEIRAEIEHETDRMAGSNKGICPEPINLKIYSTKVVNLTLVDLPGITKVPVGDQPEDIEAQIKDLVLQHIENPNSIILAVTAANTDMATSEALKMAKDVDPDGRRTLAVLTKLDLMDAGTDAIDILCGRVIPVKLGIIGVMNRSQQDINDKKAIEDQLRDEAAYLQRKYPTLATRNGTPYLAKTLNRLLMHHIRDCLPDLKTRVNVMASQFQSLLNSYGEDVTDKSQCLLQIITKFASAYCSTIEGTSRNIETTELCGGARMCYIFHETFGKTLDSIHPLTGLTKMDILTAIRNATGPRPALFVPEVSFELLVKRQIRRLEEPSLRCVELIHEEMQRIIQHCGTEVQQEMLRFPKLHEKIVDVVTQLLRRRLPTTNAMVENLVQIELAYINTKHPDFHKDAALVPSLIKTDPQDPWTTATHQTGNPPSRRHRQIALNDKMGIVNTANHVGEQPVQVPEGQQNHVAEPSRWLDSILPPNTVAMIGGGGAGSESVTSTASNTPTHGVLSPTKPVNLLPDVPINHSSRKLTDKEQKDCDVIERLIKSYFYIVRKSIQDSVPKAVMHFLVNFVKDNLQSELVTHLYKSDSANELLNESDHISIRRKEASDMLKALTRANHIISEIRETHMW; this is encoded by the exons ATGGAAGCTCTCATACCGGTGGTAAATAAGCTGCAGGATGTCTTCAATACCGTCGGCTCCGATGCGATTCAGTTGCCGCAGATTGTCGTTCTTGGCAGCCAG AGTTCCGGCAAGAGTTCCGTCATCGAAAGTCTGGTCGGGAAGACGTTCCTGCCGCGCGGAACGGGCATCGTAACGCGCCGTCCGCTGGTCCTGCAGCTGGTCTACACTCCGCTCGATGACCGCGAGCACCGGTCGGCcgagcacggcacggtggcggTCGAAGAATGGGGCCGTTTTCTGCACATCAAAAACAAGGTGTTTACGGATTTCGACGAGATCCGGGCGGAGATCGAACACGAAACGGATCGGATGGCGGGCAGCAACAAGGGCATCTGCCCGGAACCGATTAATTTGAAGATTTACTCGACGAAGGTGGTCAACCTGACGCTGGTGGATTTGCCCGGTATCACGAAGGTGCCGGTCGGTGATCAGCCGGAGGATATCGAGGCACAGATCAAGGATCTGGTGCTGCAGCACATCGAAAATCCCAACTCGATCATCCTcgcggtgacggcggccaacACGGACATGGCGACCAGCGAAGCGCTCAAGATGGCGAAGGACGTTGACCCGGACGGTCGCCGAACGTTGGCCGTGCTGACGAAGCTCGACCTAATGGACGCGGGCACGGATGCGATCGATATACTGTGCGGGCGCGTCATTCCCGTTAAGCTGGGCATCATCGGTGTGATGAACCGATCCCAGCAGGACATTAACGACAAGAAGGCAATCGAGGATCAGCTGCGGGATGAGGCGGCGTATCTGCAGCGCAAGTACCCGACGCTGGCAACCCGCAACGGAACGCCGTATCTAGCGAAGACGTTGAACCGATTGCTGATGCACCACATCCGTGACTGCTTGCCGGATCTCAAGACGCGAGTGAATGTGATGGCGTCCCAGTTTCAGTCGCTGCTGAACTCGTACGGCGAGGACGTAACCGACAAGAGCCAGTGTTTGCTGCAGATTATTACCAAGTTTGCCTCCGCGTACTGCTCCACGATTGAGGGTACGTCGCGGAACATCGAAACGACCGAACTTTGCGGAGGTGCCCGGATGTGCTACATTTTTCACGAAACGTTCGGCAAAACGCTCGATTCCATCCACCCGCTGACGGGCCTCACAAAGATGGACATTCTTACTGCGATCCGCAATGCAACCGGACCACGACCGGCTCTCTTCGTTCCGGAGGTGAGCTTCGAGCTGCTCGTCAAGCGCCAAATCCGCCGATTGGAGGAACCTTCGCTCCGCTGCGTGGAACTGATCCACGAAGAGATGCAACGCATTATCCAGCACTGCGGCACCGAGGTCCAGCAGGAGATGCTGCGCTTCCCGAAGTTGCACGAGAAAATTGTGGACGTGGTCACGCAGCTGCTGCGCCGTCGCCTTCCGACCACGAACGCGATGGTCGAAAACCTGGTGCAAATCGAGCTGGCGTACATCAACACAAAGCATCCGGACTTTCACAAGGATGCGGCCCTGGTGCCGAGCTTGATCAAGACCGATCCGCAGGATCCGTGGACTACGGCGACGCATCAGACGGGCAATCCGCCTAGCCGCCGTCATCGGCAGATCGCGCTCAACGACAAGATGGGGATCGTAAACACGGCCAATCACGTCGGAGAGCAACCGGTGCAGGTTCCGGAGGGACAGCAGAATCACGTTGCCGAGCCGTCCAGGTGGTTAGACAGCATCCTCCCTCCCAACACCGTGGCCATGATTGGAGGAGGTGGGGCTGGTAGTGAAAGTGTCACCAGCACGGCCAGCAACACGCCGACCCACGGTGTGCTCAGTCCAACGAAGCCCGTTAATCTGTTGCCCGACGTTCCCATCAACCACTCGTCGCGCAAACTGACCGACAAGGAGCAGAAAGATTGTGATGTGATCG AACGTTTAATCAAATCGTACTTCTACATCGTGCGAAAGTCGATCCAAGATTCGGTCCCCAAAGCCGTCATGCACTTTCTGGTCAACTTCGTCAAAGACAACCTTCAATCGGAGCTGGTGACGCACCTGTACAAATCCGACTCGGCCAACGAGCTGCTCAACGAGTCGGATCACATTTCCATCCGCCGCAAGGAGGCCAGCGACATGTTGAAG GCACTAACCCGCGCCAATCACATCATTAGCGAAATTCGAGAGACGCACATGTGGTAA